A section of the Papaver somniferum cultivar HN1 unplaced genomic scaffold, ASM357369v1 unplaced-scaffold_32, whole genome shotgun sequence genome encodes:
- the LOC113341863 gene encoding uncharacterized protein LOC113341863: protein MFLLLDQNSRLPDDSQGLFVAILWSLWTSRNNLIFQNFSENHNAVIERARAMLLTRKIIPVVTTTTPIVLSDKWMPPSFGWIKCSTDGAFDDITGENGAGYVMRDFTSKAYLCAAMVFEVSSAEEAEARAIRGVLKKAVDQKMTHIIIESDAKKLVEQFSSGLFDGDSSTDAIFKDIKLYSSKLSACIFSFQPRTCNYVDHELAQWAKCKKSSMYWSVPPAWLAPTVEGDHYPFEGL from the coding sequence ATGTTTTTGCTTCTGGATCAAAATTCCAGACTGCCTGATGACTCTCAAGGTCTTTTTGTTGCTATCCTTTGGTCTCTTTGGACTAGTAGAAACAacttgatttttcaaaatttttctgaaaatcatAATGCTGTTATAGAAAGAGCCAGAGCCATGTTACTCACCAGGAAAATTATCCCTGTTGTTACCACTACTACCCCTATAGTTCTAAGTGACAAATGGATGCCCCCTTCGTTTGGTTGGATAAAATGTAGCACAGATGGAGCCTTTGATGACATTACTGGAGAAAATGGTGCAGGTTATGTGATGAGAGATTTCACTAGTAAAGCTTATTTATGTGCTGCTATGGTGTTTGAAGTTTCATCTGCAGAAGAAGCGGAAGCTAGAGCTATCCGTGGAGTTCTAAAGAAAGCAGTGGATCAGAAGATGACGCATATCATCATAGAAAGCGATGCAAAAAAACTGGTGGAACAATTTTCTTCTGGACTTTTTGATGGTGATTCTAGTACGGATGCCATATTCAAAGACATTAAATTGTATTCTTCTAAGTTATCGGCTTGTATTTTTAGTTTTCAACCTAGGACCTGTAATTATGTTGATCATGAGCTAGCTCAATGGGCAAAATGTAAGAAATCTTCCATGTACTGGTCTGTGCCTCCTGCCTGGCTAGCACCAACAGTTGAGGGGGACCATTATCCTTTTGAAGGCCTTtga